Proteins from a genomic interval of Vicia villosa cultivar HV-30 ecotype Madison, WI unplaced genomic scaffold, Vvil1.0 ctg.000273F_1_1_3, whole genome shotgun sequence:
- the LOC131626203 gene encoding uncharacterized protein LOC131626203: MLETQISQVAQTQATQTTPGGKFPRQTQPNPRGQANAITLRSGTTYDGLRNPMLSTPEKLKENVTPMDQVEKPEKSVKQTNQGVEIKYKDYTPPPPLDDPKPLECNFISKNKLAKKEKDPGSFSIPYILGNHMIDKAFLDLGASVSLMPLAVCKRLNLGELQSTKMSLQLADRFVKYPMGILEDIPVKISQLYIPTDFIVMDIKEDDEISILLGRPFFSTFGAIIDVKKGNLTFEGGDEKI; the protein is encoded by the exons ATGCTTGAGACTCAGATCTCGCAAGTAGCTCAAACACAAGCTACACAAACTACACCTGGAGGAAAGTTCCCTAGACAAACTCAACCAAATCCTAGGGGTCAAGCGAATGCCATTACCTTAAGAAGCGGAACCACTTACGATGGACTTAGAAACCCAATGTTAAGCACACCCGAGAAACTTAAGGAGAATGTCACACCCATGGACCAAGTAGAGAAACCAGAGAAATctgtaaagcaaacaaaccaaggAGTAGAAATAAAATATAAGGATTATACACCACCACCACc ACTCGACGATCCTAAACCTTTAGAATGCAACTTCATTTCCAAAAATAAACTTGCCAAGAAAGAAAAGGACCCTGGAAGTTTCTCCATTCCTTACATCTTAGGAAATCATATGATCGATAAAGCTTTCTTAGACCTAGGAGCAAGCGTAAGTTTAATGCCTTTGGCGGTTTGTAAGAGGTTAAACTTAGGGGAACTTCAGTCGACCAAAATGTCATTACAATTAGCTGATAGATTTGTCAAATACCCTATGGGGATATTAGAAGACATACCAGTTAAAATAAGTCAGCTGTATATCCCAACTGATTTCATAGTAATGGATATCAAAGAAGATGACGAAATCTCGATTCtcctaggaagaccattcttctCAACATTCGGAGCCATAATTGATGTTAAAAAAGGAAATTTAACATTTGAAGGAGGAGATGAAAAGATATAA